A genomic window from Shewanella vesiculosa includes:
- the proC gene encoding pyrroline-5-carboxylate reductase, which produces MARAIISGLLKQGHNSANILVCAPSQTTRHDLIDTFNVKVHQDNTAAVAFADVIIIAVKPFVVPVVCEQLSEVMQHDNRKLVISIAAGVKHATLRQKLHFSPKVICAMPNLPTAIGEGLTGLYASPDTHKHDIALAERLMRAVGETVWLTEESQMSTIVAAAGSSPAYLFLFLEAMEKAAVEQGLPQETATKAVLQSAMGAISMAMKSQHNLANLRHQVTSPKGTTEQAILAFQDGDLDELVANAMACATSRAKELSIG; this is translated from the coding sequence ATGGCCAGAGCTATTATCAGCGGCCTACTGAAACAAGGTCACAACAGTGCCAATATTCTAGTGTGCGCCCCAAGTCAAACCACCCGACACGACTTAATCGATACATTCAATGTAAAAGTACATCAAGACAATACCGCCGCAGTTGCGTTTGCTGATGTCATCATTATTGCCGTTAAACCTTTTGTTGTACCGGTAGTGTGTGAGCAATTGAGTGAAGTGATGCAGCACGATAACCGTAAATTAGTTATCTCAATTGCCGCAGGAGTCAAACATGCCACACTGCGCCAGAAATTACATTTTTCACCCAAAGTCATTTGCGCCATGCCAAACTTACCGACCGCCATTGGCGAAGGATTAACAGGTTTATACGCAAGTCCCGACACTCACAAACATGATATTGCCCTAGCAGAAAGACTCATGCGGGCTGTTGGTGAAACGGTATGGTTAACAGAAGAAAGCCAAATGTCGACCATAGTGGCGGCGGCGGGTAGCTCTCCAGCGTATTTATTCTTATTTTTAGAAGCAATGGAAAAAGCGGCTGTCGAACAAGGGCTGCCACAAGAAACTGCCACTAAAGCAGTGCTTCAAAGTGCAATGGGAGCAATATCTATGGCGATGAAGAGTCAGCATAATTTGGCTAACCTGCGCCACCAGGTGACCTCCCCTAAGGGCACAACAGAACAGGCAATATTGGCATTTCAAGATGGCGATCTCGATGAGCTTGTCGCCAATGCAATGGCGTGTGCAACATCAAGAGCAAAAGAGTTATCTATTGGTTAG
- a CDS encoding NUDIX hydrolase yields the protein MRYLTTRYHTDTPAEFIDANQKTMLTRIAARAIVIRDNQILMLYTQRYHDYSLPGGGVDAGEEIEQGLIRELQEETGAQEIRNIKEFGLYEEYRPWQREGYTSVNMLSYCFTCEIDSQLGETQFEAHEINNGMVPVWIDIDEAIAHNLDTIANSSKKGLSIERETFLLKLIKQELL from the coding sequence ATGCGCTATTTAACCACTCGTTATCATACTGATACTCCTGCAGAATTTATTGATGCCAATCAAAAAACTATGCTGACTCGTATTGCTGCCCGTGCAATTGTCATTCGTGATAATCAAATATTGATGCTTTATACCCAACGTTATCATGACTATTCATTACCAGGTGGTGGAGTCGATGCGGGCGAGGAGATAGAGCAAGGGCTCATTCGGGAGTTACAAGAGGAAACCGGCGCGCAAGAGATCCGCAATATTAAGGAATTTGGCTTATATGAAGAATACCGCCCATGGCAGCGAGAGGGTTATACATCGGTGAACATGCTGTCTTATTGCTTCACTTGTGAGATAGACAGTCAGCTGGGTGAGACTCAATTTGAAGCCCATGAAATCAATAATGGCATGGTGCCGGTGTGGATTGATATTGATGAGGCTATAGCGCATAACTTAGATACGATTGCCAATAGCAGTAAAAAAGGCTTATCGATTGAACGAGAAACCTTTCTACTGAAGCTGATCAAACAAGAGTTACTGTGA
- a CDS encoding diguanylate cyclase, giving the protein MKFWLKQFAQYPPDHPDYWRVQLIGYTLLITMSYFFILALINLLYFNSLEYTLLDSVGLCISFVIFYHFRKTGHVKIASWATTIMVSSLIMLFAISAKGQSYSLFWSTLVPLISFFLIGRKWGTLISCLTFAVCAFLVYQQTQDPEPVTIRTQALFNIIEVCIAQVLLIRFYEKTRFSGYQKLALRNLEIQKMAETDKLTGLYNRDKLDKVLEQLLTIKAVNNDVMPDSGSRDNKSPSIDIGGVDDKNPTEPRLLKLISRFQSPISVVMIDIDHFKRINDNHGHLVGDKVLCELAHLLQSQMRNDDLLVRWGGEEFVMVLLNSTLNDTIELTERLRQYVAKQNIQGMALTISLGVAQYNSQDSADSILERADKALYKAKSQGRNCVAVA; this is encoded by the coding sequence ATGAAATTTTGGTTAAAACAATTCGCCCAATATCCACCAGATCATCCCGATTACTGGCGAGTCCAATTAATCGGCTATACATTGCTGATTACAATGAGCTACTTTTTCATTCTTGCCCTGATTAATCTTTTGTATTTTAACAGCTTGGAATACACCTTACTCGATAGTGTTGGGTTATGTATTTCATTTGTTATTTTCTACCATTTCCGCAAAACAGGACATGTTAAAATAGCCTCTTGGGCGACCACCATAATGGTAAGCAGCTTAATCATGCTATTTGCCATTTCAGCTAAGGGTCAATCCTACTCATTATTTTGGTCAACGCTCGTCCCACTGATTTCATTTTTTCTTATAGGACGGAAATGGGGAACACTAATTTCATGCCTTACCTTCGCTGTATGTGCTTTTTTGGTGTACCAGCAAACTCAAGACCCTGAGCCTGTAACGATTAGAACTCAAGCCTTATTTAATATTATCGAAGTGTGTATAGCACAAGTTTTACTGATTAGGTTTTACGAAAAAACTCGTTTTTCCGGCTATCAGAAACTCGCACTTCGCAATTTAGAAATCCAAAAAATGGCTGAAACAGATAAACTCACCGGGCTGTATAACCGCGACAAACTCGATAAGGTTCTAGAACAACTGCTGACCATTAAAGCCGTGAATAACGACGTAATGCCTGATTCTGGCAGCCGAGATAATAAATCGCCATCGATCGATATAGGCGGCGTAGATGATAAAAACCCCACCGAACCAAGGTTACTTAAGCTGATATCTCGTTTTCAATCGCCTATTTCGGTAGTGATGATCGACATCGATCATTTTAAACGCATCAATGATAATCACGGTCATCTGGTAGGTGATAAAGTCTTATGTGAATTGGCGCATTTACTCCAAAGCCAAATGCGCAATGATGATTTACTAGTACGTTGGGGAGGTGAAGAGTTTGTGATGGTATTACTCAATTCAACCTTAAATGACACCATAGAGCTAACCGAAAGATTACGCCAATATGTCGCCAAGCAAAATATTCAAGGTATGGCACTCACAATAAGCTTAGGCGTTGCACAATACAATTCACAAGACTCTGCTGACAGCATATTAGAGCGTGCAGACAAAGCCTTATACAAAGCTAAATCACAAGGGCGCAATTGCGTGGCAGTGGCTTAA
- a CDS encoding dicarboxylate/amino acid:cation symporter, with translation MFSSLRAYRSSIILLGALLLGGLFGGLAPELAIKLKPIGQIFLNLLFMIIVPLVAVSVMSSIAHMTDLKKLGAILVSIMLVSIVMAIIPAVGVVLLALAYDPAQGVTLDLANTVDAASGGMDFVSLLTTNDFVGLLSKSNILALIIMSVIGGVAIGQSGEDGQRVGRMLDSLNTVIMKVISLLMYVAPIGLGAYFAATMASQDTELMGTFARAVGLFFVAMALYITLGSTLYAWIGGGVKGVKQFWQHMLEPAVTALGTSSSLATLPVTIRSAAKMGLNEQIAEISLPLLVNLNKGGAAAITALKIVFIYSLLGLDFTPDVFMLTILISVLSAFIIGGVPGGAFLGEIFIVTTLGLPMEVIPILVVIGAITDAASTVINVVHDLTATQIIQRINGKHYVPKILDSELSEAINKAN, from the coding sequence ATGTTCAGTAGCCTACGTGCTTATCGTTCGTCAATTATATTGCTGGGTGCTTTATTGCTTGGTGGGCTATTCGGTGGCTTAGCGCCTGAACTCGCCATAAAGCTCAAGCCGATAGGGCAAATTTTCCTTAATCTATTGTTTATGATCATCGTACCTCTGGTGGCTGTGAGCGTGATGTCATCTATCGCGCACATGACGGATTTAAAGAAATTAGGCGCGATACTGGTGTCGATTATGCTGGTATCAATTGTGATGGCAATTATTCCCGCTGTCGGTGTGGTATTGCTGGCGTTAGCGTACGATCCTGCCCAAGGCGTGACACTTGATTTAGCCAATACGGTTGATGCTGCATCAGGCGGTATGGATTTTGTTAGCTTGTTAACCACCAATGATTTTGTTGGTTTATTGTCTAAATCAAACATTTTGGCTTTGATCATTATGTCGGTGATTGGTGGTGTGGCCATTGGTCAATCAGGTGAAGATGGCCAGAGAGTTGGACGCATGCTAGACAGTTTAAATACTGTGATCATGAAAGTTATTTCGCTATTAATGTATGTTGCGCCTATTGGGCTTGGAGCTTATTTTGCTGCGACTATGGCTAGTCAAGATACTGAGTTAATGGGCACGTTTGCTCGAGCTGTTGGATTATTTTTTGTCGCAATGGCGTTATATATTACCTTAGGTTCAACCCTATACGCATGGATTGGTGGCGGAGTAAAAGGGGTTAAGCAGTTTTGGCAACATATGCTTGAACCCGCAGTGACGGCATTAGGCACTAGTTCATCATTAGCGACATTACCTGTGACCATTCGTAGCGCCGCTAAAATGGGCTTAAACGAGCAAATTGCAGAGATTAGTTTGCCATTGTTAGTGAATCTTAATAAAGGTGGTGCAGCAGCGATCACCGCGCTAAAAATCGTGTTTATCTATTCGCTATTAGGTCTCGATTTTACTCCAGATGTGTTTATGCTAACGATTTTGATTTCGGTATTGTCTGCATTTATCATTGGTGGAGTCCCGGGAGGAGCATTTTTAGGCGAAATTTTTATTGTGACTACCTTAGGTTTACCGATGGAAGTTATCCCTATTTTAGTGGTCATTGGTGCAATCACCGATGCCGCATCGACAGTGATTAATGTGGTACATGATTTAACCGCGACCCAAATTATTCAGCGTATTAATGGCAAACATTATGTGCCTAAAATACTCGATAGCGAGCTGAGTGAGGCAATTAATAAAGCCAATTAA